From the Eleutherodactylus coqui strain aEleCoq1 chromosome 7, aEleCoq1.hap1, whole genome shotgun sequence genome, one window contains:
- the LOC136572337 gene encoding rab11 family-interacting protein 1-like isoform X2, whose translation MSWSWYKLHSKSGKKEKERGEIQVSIQFTRNNLTASMFDLSIKDKPKTPFGKLKDKLKVKKLSQMESSSAIVPSSIGRLDSDDEDEKKPKSKAAAFFKGRLRKSSLTRSNTSLGSDSTVSSTSGTVPTGAGVSIVLPDVVKKPASRNSSLSAEPTVKDHEASPRMTHKRAFSDEVSQLKLFPEPKSVQNLKPKGSPISRSSVCINGSHVYTEVPAPKPVTSLEKSSPASKSFQNIVKKAEEVTEVIRGPSLGSEKPEHKTGPATEEQSTSSKPTPQPKPTIDPVRVETKPVQITTPMVFSEEESKNKSHEVKTKEEKPKTGFHHGPGKNDPGNKSLAESKPHVPATTEERGKVGSWFGSKDTKEAHQKPSFPSGSIATSEAAERGSSLVEEHSPLVSSCSTEDLNVYLYQGESGNFDDRPEFRPTQISSSEPRMVLGWEQQFDALASSRLQPASSNYQQSPEPEDHNVSREPLFFPFNKPETITNMFIARQKEDEWHNLQANNSNLDLCWPESFNSDAKKSPLPSSLLPNLSPTSPPSPGSTGLKSFVNLSTNAFNDPKSFNHASQCVDTPDPASSEGRVATVQPIVLTEQNMVKIGEVMSQDSLILTKDSVAPISNHALESSSDVHNLQVSKEFVGQVSTKCNLDRIDVEWDILHKQTVGDIIKEQAISVDVGSVAPPKPPRLRLSGCIEQIEDEDDSYKQTSHQDAIAKQIQNPEEHMEEQNMGGSTQAVSLVTFCPAIEIRSPVLGAFTKDTQSTTEGRMTALREEDNSGAVNGEHLLDVGEVTASEQFKTCLSNVSLDTDLSRRHEASDKLELINHGQSKPLNILGGSKQSSDDFYFKKQMPVSKLQKGNWSELSTQSKKVEQSDVLYWSAVEEQMPKCVIEPGTHEYVPTSQCNSASADGRNESSLSYEQKPEPDQNKPEDVVLELASPPSNELESNAKALRHESQHGYSLRQLSSWSTDIIVDFKNEDFWRTEFDQSDQNHSQSLPSPGNPFSPVDPTPLSHKNPFILEHSQSSQSSESSLQEESSFKDLHASAALRNFPSAVLPTDVKTPNLHGSQPLAFSTPSLAAVPNIKPSNFPSLITLLTTPGTTTATNTHTATLSGLHSSVAGGVTTAAPPILPLETQTADNPFIPLKISPHPVKPISATLSEPTPEKNMQRPAITTALSSGLEMLKSVTGVTSATPKKPEPERLKDLCLPDQAAKYYHLTHDELIHMLLQREAELCRRDSHVRELEDYIDKLLVRIMEQAPALLQAPLETKE comes from the exons atgtcctggag TTGGTACAAGCTGCACTCCAAGTCcgggaagaaggagaaggagcgAGGAGAGATCCaggtgtccatccagttcaccaGGAACAATCTGACGGCCAGCATGTTCGACCTCTCCATCAAAGACAAACCCAAGACGCCGTTCGGGAAACTCAAGGACAAGCTGAAGGTCAAGAAGCTCTCCCAAATGGAGTCGTCTTCCGCCATTGTGCCGAGCAGCATTGGCCGTCTGGACAGCGACGACGAGGATGAGAAGAAGCCAAAGTCCAAGGCAGCCGCTTTCTTTAAGGGACGTCTAAGAAAAAGCTCCCTAACCAGGTCCAATACATCTCTGGGATCCGATAGCACCGTCTCGTCCACCAGCGGCACCGTGCCGACCGGCGCCGGAGTCTCCATAGTGCTCCCTGATGTCGTCAAAAAACCGGCCTCCAGAAACAGCAGCCTGTCCGCTGAGCCTACAG TTAAAGACCACGAAGCTTCGCCCAGGATGACGCACAAGAGAGCGTTCAGTGATGAAGTCAGCCAATTAAAACTCTTCCCTGAACCAAAGTCGGTGCAGAACCTAAAGCCAAAGGGTAGCCCCATCTCTAGGTCTTCTGTCTGTATCAACGGAAGCCACGTCTACACAGAAGTGCCTGCTCCAAAGCCCGTCACTTCTCTGGAGAAATCTTCACCGGCGTCCAAGTCGTTTCAGAATATTGTAAAGAAAGCTGAGGAGGTGACAGAAGTAATTCGAGGACCCAGCCTTGGCTctgagaaaccagagcataaaaCGGGTCCTGCCACAGAGGAGCAAAGTACCTCCTCAAAGCCAACGCCACAACCAAAGCCAACGATTGACCCAGTGCGAGTGGAGACCAAACCTGTTCAAATCACCACCCCTATGGTGTTTTCTGAGGAGGAGTCCAAGAATAAAAGTCATGAAGTGAAGACCAAAGAAGAGAAACCCAAGACTGGCTTTCACCATGGACCTGGGAAGAATGATCCTGGTAACAAGAGTCTTGCCGAGTCTAAACCTCATGTGCCGGCAACCACTGAGGAGAGGGGCAAGGTCGGCTCCTGGTTTGGTTCCAAAGATACTAAGGAGGCTCATCAAAAACCAAG TTTTCCCTCTGGGTCTATTGCTACCTCAGAAGCTGCTGAAAGGGGCTCTTCTCTTGTGGAGGAACACAGTCCATTGGTTTCCTCTTGCTCTACCGAAGATCTAAATGTATATTTGTACCAAGGAGAAAGTGGCAACTTTGATGATCGTCCCGAATTCCGTCCAACCCAAATTTCTTCATCAGAACCTCGAATGGTCTTGGGATGGGAACAGCAATTTGATGCTCTTGCTTCAAGTCGACTGCAGCCTGCATCTAGCAATTACCAACAGTCACCAGAACCTGAAGACCATAATGTCTCAAGGGAACCATTGTTTTTTCCATTTAACAAACCGGAAACTATAACTAATATGTTCATAGCCCGTCAAAAGGAAGATGAATGGCATAACCTGCAAGCGAATAATTCTAATCTTGACTTATGTTGGCCAGAAAGTTTCAACAGCGATGCAAAAAAATCTCCCTTGCCATCAAGTCTTCTGCCCAACCTTTCTCCAACATCTCCCCCCTCTCCTGGGTCTACAGGTCTTAAGTCATTTGTTAATTTATCTACAAATGCATTTAATGATCCAAAGTCATTCAACCATGCTTCTCAATGTGTAGACACACCAGATCCTGCCTCCTCCGAGGGCAGGGTAGCGACTGTCCAACCAATTGTACTAACAGAACAGAACATGGTTAAGATAGGAGAAGTAATGTcgcaggactccctgatcttAACAAAGGACAGCGTTGCTCCCATAAGCAACCATGCACTAGAAAGTAGTAGTGATGTACATAACCTGCAAGTATCCAAGGAGTTCGTAGGACAAGTCTCAACCAAATGCAATCTTGACAGGATAGATGTTGAGTGGGACATCCTTCATAAGCAGACTGTTGGGGATATAATAAAAGAGCAGGCCATTAGTGTTGATGTAGGGTCTGTAGCACCACCCAAGCCCCCTCGGctcaggctgtcaggatgtaTTGAACAAATAGAAGATGAAGATGATAGTTACAAACAAACAAGCCATCAGGATGCCATTGCAAAACAAATACAGAACCCAGAGGAACACATGGAAGAGCAAAACATGGGGGGTAGCACACAAGCGGTCTCTCTAGTGACCTTCTGTCCTGCAATTGAGATAAGAAGCCCAGTGTTAGGAGCTTTTACCAAGGACACCCAATCCACCACTGAGGGCCGTATGACTGCTTTAAGGGAAGAAGATAATTCGGGTGCTGTTAATGGGGAACACCTGTTAGATGTAGGTGAAGTAACGGCGTCGGAGCAGTTCAAGACTTGCCTGTCCAATGTCTCGCTAGACACAGACCTTTCACGTCGTCATGAAGCCTCTGATAAATTGGAGTTAATTAACCATGGTCAGTCCAAACCACTAAACATATTGGGGGGCAGTAAACAGAGTTCTGATGACTTTTACTTCAAAAAACAAATGCCGGTGTCAAAATTACAAAAAGGAAACTGGTCTGAATTGTCTACCCAGTCTAAGAAAGTTGAGCAGTCAGACGTTTTGTACTGGTCTGCTGTAGAGGAGCAGATGCCGAAATGTGTGATAGAACCCGGCACCCATGAGTATGTGCCAACAAGTCAGTGCAATAGTGCCTCGGCAGATGGCAGAAATGAAAGCAGTCTGAGTTATGAACAAAAACCTGAGCCAGATCAGAATAAACCTGAAGATGTAGTCCTAGAATTGGCTAGTCCACCATCTAATGAGCTTGAGTCTAATGCCAAAGCGTTAAGACATGAAAGCCAACATGGTTACTCTCTGAGACAACTGTCCTCATGGTCAACAGATATCATTGTTGACTTTAAGAATGAGGACTTCTGGAGAACAGAGTTTGATCAGTCAGACCAAAACCACTCACAAAGCTTGCCATCTCCAGGAAACCCCTTTTCCCCAGTTGACCCAACGCCATTAAGTCACAAAAACCCATTCATCCTCGAACACTCCCAAAGTAGTCAGAGCTCTGAGTCTTCCTTGCAAGAAGAGTCAAGCTTCAAAGACCTTCACGCCTCTGCAGCTCTTAGAAATTTTCCATCTGCTGTTCTCCCGACTGATGTGAAAACGCCTAACCTGCATGGCAGCCAACCTCTGGCCTTCTCCACTCCTTCCCTAGCAGCTGTCCCAAACATTAAACCATCCAACTTCCCCTCTCTGATCACGCTTCTGACAACCCCGGGTACCACTACAGCAACAAATACCCACACAGCAACTCTGTCGGGCTTGCATTCATCTGTGGCCGGCGGTGTGACAACGGCTGCCCCTCCGATTCTGCCTCTGGAGACACAGACAGCTGACAATCCATTTATACCACTAAAGATCAG